From the genome of Aerococcus sanguinicola:
ACCGATAAAGTGGCCACGGACAAAGGCAAAGGCAGCTGGTCGCAGAGGATTCTTAGCCCTTTGGATATTGCGTAGGAAAAACATCCGCTTGCCGTATTCGCGGGTGAAGATCTTGACCAGCATGTCCTTCTCTCGGTGCTTGCGCGTAAATAGAATAATTCCTGCAAATTCTTCCGCCTGCAAAAAATCCCCTCTAGCTTCTAATAGTCCTGCTTGGTGTTATAGCCAAATTCCTTGAGCAGGGACTTCTTGTCCCGCCATTTCTTCTCAACCTTGACCCAGAGTTCCAAGAAGACCTTGGACCCTAGCAAGTTTTCAATTTCCTTACGAGCCCCTGTCCCGATCGACTTGATCATCTTGCCACCCTTGCCGATAATTATCCCTTTTTGGGACTTGCGTTCGACAATGATATTGGCATAGACATGGACCCGGTCCAGTTCGTCCTTTTGCATCTTATCCACAGTGACGGCCACCGAATGAGGAATCTCTTCCCGGGTCTTCTGTAGGATTTGTTCCCGGATCAATTCACTGACCACAAAGTATTCAGGGTGGTCAGTCAGCTGGTCTTCGGGATAATACTGGGGGCCCTCAGGTAATAAGTCTTCCAGCTTAGCGATTAAGCCCTCCACCTGGCCAGAATTCAGGGCAGACATGGGGATAATTTGCTCAAAGGCTTCTGGATTAGGAATATCGGCCATATAAGCAGCCAAATCTTCCTCAGAGACTTTATCGGTCTTATTGACGATCAGGAAAGCGGGGCTCTCCCGGTCCTTGACCTTGTCCATGATAAAGCGGTCACCCGGGCCGATCTTTTCGTCCGCACTGACCAGCATGAGGATAGCTTCCACCTCGTCTAAAGCCTGGTAGGCACTCTGGAGCATGTAATCATCCAGCTCATTCTTGGGCTTATGGATGCCCGGTGTATCAATAAAGATCATCTGGCTGTTGGAACTGGTGTAGATAGCCTGGATCTTATTGCGGGTGGTCTGGGCTTTGTCGCTCATGATGGCGACTTTTTGGCCGACAATTTGATTCATCAGGGTCGACTTGCCCACATTAGGTCGACCGACAATGGCAATAAAGCCTGATTTAAACGTATCGTGTGTATTTTCCTTCAAAATTTTTCCTCACTTTATTAAAGAATATAGGAACCAAAAATAACAAAACCGACAAATATAGCCACCAGGGTCATCAAGAGGACGGTCCCTGCCGCGACATCTTTGATGGTCTTGACCAAGGGGTGGAAGTGGTCTCCCACTACCAGGTCACAGAGCCATTCCACACTGGTATTGAAAAGTTCAGCCAAAAGGACCAGGCCGCAAGCTAGAGCGAGCAAGGCCCATTCCGTAGGCTTTAAGCCGAGGTATAGGCCCAAAGCTCCCAGCAAGGGAACCATGGCCAGTTGGAAGCGAAAATTTCGTTCATGGTGGAGGGCAAAGCGCAGGCCGTCATGGGCATGCCCCAAGGCCCCTAGGAAGTGGCGGTTCTTGCCGACTTGTTCCTTATTCTGATCGTTTGAGTCCATAATTATCTAGAATCTCTCTTTGTAAAGTAAACATTTCTTTCTCGTCCTCTTCCGTCATATGGTCATAGCCATTGAGGTGGAGGAAGCCATGGACGGTCAAGAAACCAAGCTCGCGTTCAAAGCTGTGACCGTATTCTTCAGCTTGGGCCTTGACCCGATCTATAGAAATAAAGAGGTCCCCTAGTTCATAAGGCATGCCTTCAGGAAGCTCTAAGATTTCAAATTCATCCGCCACTTCATCATTGATGGCAAAGCTGATCACATCAGTCGGCCGGTCCACCCCGCGGTAGGTCTTATTGATCTGGTGGATCTCTTCATCATCTACGATAGTCACCGACATCTCGGTCTGATCAGCTAAGTCCAGGTAGTCGCTGGCATAGGCCAAGAGCTCTTGGACCATTTGGCAGTGCTCGGGCTTAAGGGCTTGGGTTTTATCCGTAAATTCAATTGTTAACATGGCGTCACCTGCTTTTTATTTAATCTTAGTTTTCATAGGCTTGGATAATGGCAGCCACGACGGGATGGCGGACCACATCCGACGTATCAAAGGAGACAAAAGCAATATCGGAGAGATCTTGCAGCTTGTGCTGGGCATCGATCAGACCAGACTTTACCCCGCGCGGCAGGTCAATCTGAGTCCGGTCCCCGTTGACAATCATTTTGGACCCAAAGCCGAGACGAGTTAAAAACATCTTCATCTGGGCAATGGTTGTATTTTGCGCCTCATCGAGGATAACAAAGGCGTCATCCAAGGTCCGTCCCCGCATGTAAGCCAGGGGTGCAATTTCAATGACGCCGCGCTCGATTAAGCGCTCCGTCTGCTCCAAGCCGTAGATAGCATAGAGGGCATCATAGATCGGCCGGAGATAAGGGTCGACCTTCTCCTTCAAGTCGCCGGGCAAGAAGCCCAGGCTCTCTCCCGCTTCCACGGCGGGACGAGTGAGGACGAGACGCTTGACCTCACCTTTTCTCAGGGCGGAGACAGCTAGAACCACGGCCAGATAGGTCTTCCCGGTCCCAGCCGGTCCAATCCCGAAAGTCACTGGATGCTTCTTCACGGCCTCGACATAGCGTTTCTGTCCGGCAGACTTAGCTCGGATCTCCTTACCGTCGTAGGTTTTCCCAATCGCTTCATCGTAGAGGTTGACAAAGTAGGAGAGGGTCCCCTTCTTAGCCATCTTAATGGCGGTTACGATATCGGCTTCTTCCAGGACTTGTCCCTTGAGGAGTAAGCCTTCCAAGGTCTTGATCAAGTCAATGATCTGCGGGCCTTCCTCCCCCTTCACCACGACCTCATTTCCGCGGGCAAAGACTTCTGCCTCAAAGCTTCGCTCCAAGAAATCCAAATGGCGGTCCTGGCTGCCAAAAATTTGTTGGGCAATATCTGGATGATCAATCTGGTAAGTGTATGTCGCATCTGCTGCTGTCAAATGTGCACGGCCTCCTTCTTCTATTTACTTCAAAGTATACCAAATATCCGCCTAAAATACGAATGAAATTAAGTCAGGGGTCTGTCCAAAGAAAAAAGCTGGAACACGAGCTCCAGCTTTCTTTTGGCAGTTGACCTGCCTTTGGAATTATTTTAATAATTCTTTGACGACTTGTTGAATTTCTGACCCCGCAGCCTGCCCTTTCATGCGAGCAACTGCCTGGCCCATTACCTTACCAAAGTCAGCTTTGGATTGGGCATTGGTGTCTTGGATAACATCCTTAACCACTGCTTCAATCTCATCGCGGCTTAATTGCTTAGGTAAATACTTTTCAACATAGCCTAGTTCAGCTTCAGTCTTCTCAGCCAAGTCTTCGCGACCGGCTGCCCGAAATTCCGAAATCGAGTCCTTGCGTTGCTTCAACTCACGAGAAAGCACGGTCATTTCCTGGTCCTCAGTTAAAGTCCCGCCTTCGTTGATTTCTTCATTCTGAACTGAACCCTTAAGCATTCTCAAGACAGATAAGGCTGTCTTATCTTTAGCTTTCATGGCTTGTTTGATATCTTGATTTAATTCATCAATAAGTGCCATGAATTCGCCTCCTATCAGCTCATATATAAATTAGTATTTACGTTTACGAGCAGCTTCCGATTTTTTCTTACGACGAACTGATGGTTTTTCGTAATATTCACGTTTGCGTGCTTCTTGTAAAGTACCTGACTTAGAAACCGTGCGTTTGAAGCGACGAAGAGCATCATCAAGAGATTCGTTTTTACGAACTACAGTTTTTGACATGAACAATACCTCCCCTCGTTTCAACCTGTCATTTTCCCATTGAAAATGTACATCGTTCATTATAGCTTTTTTCTTCCCTGCCGTCAATTTTTACTTGAAGTTTTTTTCAAAACAGCGATTATCCCTTTTATTACAACAATTTTGAAGGCATTATGTTATAATTAATTAAAAATATAGTGATAGAAATGAGAGATGGACATGTTTAAATTGATGAAAAAGGTGCCGGGCGGCCTGCTCCTAGTCCCGATGCTGATCAGCGCTCTTTTTTGTACCTTCTTCCCCGGTCTTTTTGAAATCGGTGGGGCGACAGAGGCCCTCTTTACCTCGAAAGGTTTGAACTATATTATCGGTTTTGCCTGCTTGTGTTCCGGCACTACCCTCAAGCTCAATACCATCCGGGTGGTCCTCAAAAAAGAAGGAATTTTGATCCTCTGTAAAATTATTCTGAATGTTCTACTGGGCTTCCTCTTCTTCAAGTTCTTTGCTTTGCCAGGTATCTTCGGTATCTCTGCCATTGCCTATATTACAACCATCGCATCGACCAACCCCTCCCTCTTCTTAGCCTTAGAAGAAGAATATGGGACGGAAAGCGACTCAGCTGCCTTTGGTTTACTGGCTGTCCTCTGTACGCCAGCCTATCCCATGTTAGTTTTCTCTGTTTCCCAGGCAACCCCTATTAACTGGATGCCGATTATTTCAACCCTGATTCCAGTTATCCTCGGGGTCATTATCGGTAATACCGACCAGAAATTGGCCGACTTCCTCAAACCTGGGGCGGCCCTCTCCCTTCCTTTCATGGGTTGGGCTTTCGGAGCTAATATTAACCTGGTCAATGCCCTCAAAGCAGGCGGGCAAGGGATCCTTCTTACCCTCCTCTTCTATATTCCTATGGTTGTGATCTTAGTCCTCATTGAACGTTATGTCTTAAAGAAGGATGGCGTGACTTCTCTCGCCATGTCAACCATCGCCGGGATGTCGGTGTCTGTTCCAGCCTTAATTGGGGCGACCAATCCGGCCTACCAAGCCTATGTGGATGCAGCAACCGCCCAAATTGCCTTCGGGGTTGTGATCTCAAGTATCCTCACCCCAATTATTGCCAAATGGCTCTTTGGCCATCCCGGTCAAGATCAACATACAGAGCTCAAAGAAGCTAAAAAAGTCTAAATGAAATAAGAAAAGGCTCCCCGTCAATTGAGTGACGGGGAGCCTTTTTGTTATCGATTATTAGTTTCTTATCAGCATGCTGGGCATGCATTGCTCTTTTGAATCTACTTATTAAAGATTTATAGAATTAAGAACAAGTCTAGCCCTCTGCCAGCCTATGCCTTAGGCGCTTGATTCCTATAGTAGCCACCAGGCACACGCTTAATCTTCAATGGTGAAGTTAAAGCTAGCGCTATTGTCTTCACTAGAAGTGCCGACGTAGAGGGTAAAGTCACCATTAGGGATGACAAAGTCGTGGGCGCCACGGTCCCATACGGATAGTGGATGGTGGGTCGCCTGCGGATCGATGGTGATGGAGATGGCCTTGGAATGGCCAGCTTCTAGCTGAACCTTTTGGAAGGCGATCAAGCGCTTAGGTGGCTGTTGGTCTTGAGGGATGCCGACGTAAACTTGGACCACTTCGGCTCCGTCACGGTCACCCGTATTGCTGACGGTAGCTGTGACTTCAAAAGGCGCATCCTTAGCTTGGTCTTCTGTCCGCTTCAGCTCGACATCTGTCACTTCAAAGTCGGTATAGGACAAACCGTAGCCGAAGGGGAAAAGGGATTCGATGTCATTGGCTTGGTACCAGCGATAGCCCATTTCAAGCCCTTCTGAGTAACGAATGACAGGATAACCGTCTCCTTCATCCACACCCGGATGCCGTTCAGGATGGTCATAGTAGACCAGGTCTTCTTCTCGCTTAGCGTAAGTGGTTGGTACCTTACCTGAAGGATTGGCTAAACCAAAGATCAGGTCAGCTGCCACATGGCCATCTTCTGTTCCCTGGTTCCAGGTTTCAAGGACGGTGTGGGCGTCATCAATCCAGGGCATGAGGACGGGCGTCGAATCTTTTAGGACTAAGATACTTTGGGAGTTAACAGCCAGGAGCTGTTCTACCATAATATCTTGTTGGTTAGGTAGACTCGGTTTGGCCAAGTCAAAGCCTTCAGAAGCCACAATCCCTGCCATAATAATGACCAAGTCAGCCGCTTTAGCCTTAGCTAGAGCCGCTTCAATATTCGAGAGATTATCTTCTACAATTACGGTCTCGAGCTCAGTCTTAGCACCCAGGTCTCCTAGGACATCCTTCAAACCGTCTTCAGGTTTGACGGTATAGATTGGTTCAACCTTGGAAGAGCCCCCACCCCCATTGCAGGCTTGGCCAGCGAATTTTTCTTGACCGACCAGGAGGATATGGTCGTAGTCAGCAGGGTCCACAGGTAACAGCTTCTTATCGTTCTTGAGTAAGACGGCTGAAGCTTGGCCAATCTTGCGGGCACGTTCCCCATGGCCCTTAGCGTCAATTTCACCCGGATTGTATTCCCAATCGAACTGGTTGAAGCGGAACATTTGGGTGAAGCGACGGATGAGGGCCCGGTCAATCGTCTTCTCTTCCAGACTTTGGTCTTCAAGGGCCGCTTTGATATTGTCTTCATTGAACCACTTGGCATCAGGCATCTCTAAGTCTAATCCAGCATTGAGCGAAGGGGCAGCCGACCGGGTAGACCAGAAGTCGGACTGAACATAGCCCTCGAAGCCCCATTCATGGCGAAGAATTTCGGTCAGAGTTTCCCGGTATTCCGTTCCGTAAACGCCGCGGATCCGGTTGTAAGAGCTCATAATCGAAGAAATCTTCCCGTCCTTCACTAGCATTTCAAAGGGCAGCAAGTACAGTTCCCGCATCACTTGGTCTGAAGCTTCCACGCTGTGGCGGAAGCGTTCATCTTCCTGGTCGTTGAGGACGAAGTGTTTACCCATAGCGATCACATCATGGCTCTGGATAGCCTTGGTCACTTCTACCCCCATCCGACCACTCAGGTAAGGGTCCTCGGAGAAGTATTCAAAGTTCCGGCCTGAAATGGGCAGGCGGTGGAGGCAAACAGCGGGACCTTCCAGGGCATGTTGGCCCAGCGTCCGAGTCTCGCACCCGATAATATCCCCGTATTCATAGGCTAAGAGGGGATCGAAGGAAGCTGCCACCCCGATGGTCATGGGCAGGGCAGTCGCCTTGGGGCTCGGATAGCCATCCCCCATACCCACGCCTACTGGGCCATTGGTCACCCGCATGCGGGGAATCGAAAACTCTTCATTCTCTTTAACATGGCGTTCCACCCGCAATTGGGCCATCTGTTCTTCATATTCTTCTTCGGATAAATTCTGGATGGCTTCCATATCAATGTTGTAAATATTGATGGTCTTCATGCCACCGTGCAATTGCCCAATCTTATCTTCTAAAGGCATAGCAGCGACCAGGGCTTCTGCTCGCTCCTTAGGCGACTTGGAGTCGTCTAACCAAACTTGTTCTGTCATTTTCGCATCTCCTTTTCCAATTATGGTAGTTTCATTATAACACTCAAGGGGCACAAATTAACAAAGAAAGCCATTTCCTGACAGAATCTTAAGCTGTTAAAAAAGTCCGACTGCTTCCTACAGTCGGACTTTAAATTTCTTAAACGAAAAGACGGTCTAAATTTAAGTTCTAAATGAGATTTGCTGTTATGAACTAAAGGGCAAAAGCAATGGCCGTTAATTAATTTTTCCTGTTAGTGTTTCGGATATCGCCTTCTGCTAGGATCATCAGACCCCCACTAGCCAAGATAACAATTAGTCCAAAGATAAAATTGACGATTTTATCTTGAAAAAAGGGGGATCCAAAAATCAAAAGCCCCAATACAATCACAAGCACAAAGGCATGGTATTTATTTTTCATGTCAATCACCTGCTGGATTTTTATGGCTTCTATTAACTACACTTTCATTTCAGCAAAATACTAAACCACAATAAACATCCTATTTCCCCTGCTTACTGCAGTCTGCACACAGGCCCATAATTTTGAAGTCATGGCTATGGATTTCAGCACCGGGCACCTGGTCGGAGAAGAAATCCAAGGGGCACATTTCCAGCGGGAAGGCGCGACCGCAGTTCTCACAGATGAAGTGGTGGTGGTGGCCGATTTCAGGGTCGCAGTGCTTGCGGAATAACATTTCCCCATTCACATCAGTTTCTTCTAAGAAATGAAAGTCACTGAAGAGCTTCAGGTTGCGGTAGATGGTGTCGAAGCTCATCCCCGGATGCTTGTCTTCCATGGTCTGTTGGACTTCTTTAGCGGTCAAATACTGGCCCTCTGCCTGGTCGAAGGCCGCTAGGAGGTCGGCCCGTCTTTGGGTATACTTGTAGCCCGCGTCTTTGAGTTCATCCATGGACTCCGTCACAAAATTTGTCATCATTAAGCCCCCTTTTGTGACCTGATTATAACACAGGAAGGGTCAGATGACTAATAATTCATTTGTCTTGGACTGGGCCCGGGTCCTCAGCTATGCTATAATGGGGCCACTATTAATGGAGGGTGACGTCTATGAGTGAAGACCAAACAAAAATTTTTTATGTCCTATCCGATGCGGTAGGAACCATTGCTAAGGATGCCTTGAACAACGCCTTTGTCCAGTTTCCAAATATCGAATACAAGGTGCGCATCTTTCCCTTTGTCCATTATACGGACTATCTCAAACGGATTCTGAAGTCGGCCAAAGACTGCCAGGCCTCTATTATTTCCACATTTATTAAGGAAGAATTAGAGGAGGTGGCCAAGGACTACTGTGAGGCTAATGACCTCTTCTACTACAACTTAATCGATCCCCTCGTCCAACATATCGCTAAGGAAGCGGACCAGGCCCCCCGGCAGAAACCAGGTAACAAGAAAGCCTTGGACAAGGACTACTACCGGCGGATCGAAGCCATTGAATTCGCGGTCAAAAACGATGATGGCAAACATCCCGCTGACTTCAAGAAGGCGGATATTGTTCTCTTAGGGATCTCACGTACCTCGAAGACCCCGCTCAGTCTCTTTCTCGCCAACCAGGGATACAAGGTCACCAACCTCCCCCTGGTTCCCGAAGCCCACTTACCTGAAGAGCTCTATGAGGTTGACCCTGAAAAAATTATCGGACTAACCAATGATGTCAATGTCCTCAACAAGTTTCGAAGGGAACGCCTCCGCTCTTACGGCATCCAGGAACTAGGCCGCTATAGCGACGACCAGCGTATCCAAAAAGAACTGGACTATGCGGATCAGATTTACGCTGAACTCGGCTGTCCAGTCATCAATGTCGCTGACCGAAGCATCGAAGAAACCGCCACCCTCATCCTCATGTTCCTCAATTTCCAGGAAAAAGAAGCTGAAGAATGAGACTCTGATAACAGTCGCTAAGGAGTGGATGGCTGAAGCGAACTATGAAAAATTGTTGACAATATTTTTTCATAGTTCATAGTTGGGTTCGCAAGTCTAAATGCCAAGTCTCATACCCTGTATATGAAGTGGATGTCAGATCTGACTTTGGAAACATTTTTTTGAAAGAAGTTCGTTATTAGAAAAAACAGTGGATCTTTTTATCCCAGTCTCTTTTCTGCTAATTTTGATGATTAGTAACTAATAATTGATTTCTACCAATTATTTTTGAGCAGGAGTGGAGCTTTGAATTTGATCGTTAGCCATGAATAAGCAAGCGATGTGAATTAGGGATAGTTGGCTTTAGCCTTACTAGCCCTTTGAAGCTCGCTAGGCGAGAGACCTTGGCTCGAGCCGATGCCATGGCTTTTTAACGATCAAATTCAAAAAACGTAACGGATGCTCAGTACTACCATGTGCATCATCTAAAATTGAAGACCGCCAAGTCACACTTAATTGTAGTAACTTGGCGGCCTTTTGTTTTTAGTGCTTAAATCCGATTTTCTTCATAGAGGAAACGGAATTGGTCGAGGGCGACGACATTGGTGTCGGTAAAGAAGTCCATGAAATTCTGACGCTTAGGCGTAACGACCACAAAGAGGCCGAGAATGGGCAAATTCGTCAGGATCAGCTTACCTAAACCTTCGCGGACAAAACAGGTGCCGAAATTCAGGCGGTACTGGTCTGCCTTAACGACCTGGAGCTTGAAGAGGGCCTTGCCCAGAGTCTGACCGTTTAATAGATATGAGGCCAGGCTAAAGTAGATCACTAAGACCAGCTGACCTGCTAAATAAGTCACTAAGGGCCACTGGACTAGGTAGGCATCAGGCAGGAAGGTCAGGACGCAGGCCAGGAGGATGGCTTGGAGGGCCCCCACAAAGATGAGGTCCACGAGAAAGGCCCAGAGCCGGATCCAAAAGCCAGCATAGAGTTTGCGGCTAAAGCCGTTGACCAGGTTGCGGTCGACATGGCGGCGGTAGGACATGAGCAGGTCTTGGCCCGATAGTTTCTGAGCCTTCTTTTGCTTATCATGTCGGACGGCCTCTGCCTCCCCTTCTAAACGGCCGTGGTAGAGCTGGTCATTGAGTTGGGGCAGAGGTCCTTGGAGCTTGTCATCTCTTTCCTTGGCCATCTTTAAACACCTCCGTAGAGATAGTAGGCTTGAGGGGTGTTTTGGTGGAGGGCCTGGCCTTGGATACTTTCCCAGTTAGGGATGACGCTTTTGAGATCCAAGGATTTGGAGAAGAGACCGAGGATGGAGTCCATTTCGGAAGCCTTAGGTGTCACATCGACGACTTCAGCTTCTTCTAAGGATTGGTCTTTTTTGAGGGCAGCTAGGGCATCGGCCTGGTAGCCCATCTCATCGATGAGGCCATTATCTTTCGCCTGCTTGCCGGAATAAACCCGCCCATCCGCTAACTTGCGGACTTGGTCTTCTTCCATGCCACGACCATCTGCGACGATGCGCACGAATT
Proteins encoded in this window:
- the era gene encoding GTPase Era translates to MKENTHDTFKSGFIAIVGRPNVGKSTLMNQIVGQKVAIMSDKAQTTRNKIQAIYTSSNSQMIFIDTPGIHKPKNELDDYMLQSAYQALDEVEAILMLVSADEKIGPGDRFIMDKVKDRESPAFLIVNKTDKVSEEDLAAYMADIPNPEAFEQIIPMSALNSGQVEGLIAKLEDLLPEGPQYYPEDQLTDHPEYFVVSELIREQILQKTREEIPHSVAVTVDKMQKDELDRVHVYANIIVERKSQKGIIIGKGGKMIKSIGTGARKEIENLLGSKVFLELWVKVEKKWRDKKSLLKEFGYNTKQDY
- a CDS encoding diacylglycerol kinase, whose translation is MDSNDQNKEQVGKNRHFLGALGHAHDGLRFALHHERNFRFQLAMVPLLGALGLYLGLKPTEWALLALACGLVLLAELFNTSVEWLCDLVVGDHFHPLVKTIKDVAAGTVLLMTLVAIFVGFVIFGSYIL
- the ybeY gene encoding rRNA maturation RNase YbeY, which produces MLTIEFTDKTQALKPEHCQMVQELLAYASDYLDLADQTEMSVTIVDDEEIHQINKTYRGVDRPTDVISFAINDEVADEFEILELPEGMPYELGDLFISIDRVKAQAEEYGHSFERELGFLTVHGFLHLNGYDHMTEEDEKEMFTLQREILDNYGLKRSE
- a CDS encoding PhoH family protein; its protein translation is MTAADATYTYQIDHPDIAQQIFGSQDRHLDFLERSFEAEVFARGNEVVVKGEEGPQIIDLIKTLEGLLLKGQVLEEADIVTAIKMAKKGTLSYFVNLYDEAIGKTYDGKEIRAKSAGQKRYVEAVKKHPVTFGIGPAGTGKTYLAVVLAVSALRKGEVKRLVLTRPAVEAGESLGFLPGDLKEKVDPYLRPIYDALYAIYGLEQTERLIERGVIEIAPLAYMRGRTLDDAFVILDEAQNTTIAQMKMFLTRLGFGSKMIVNGDRTQIDLPRGVKSGLIDAQHKLQDLSDIAFVSFDTSDVVRHPVVAAIIQAYEN
- a CDS encoding GatB/YqeY domain-containing protein, yielding MALIDELNQDIKQAMKAKDKTALSVLRMLKGSVQNEEINEGGTLTEDQEMTVLSRELKQRKDSISEFRAAGREDLAEKTEAELGYVEKYLPKQLSRDEIEAVVKDVIQDTNAQSKADFGKVMGQAVARMKGQAAGSEIQQVVKELLK
- the rpsU gene encoding 30S ribosomal protein S21; translated protein: MSKTVVRKNESLDDALRRFKRTVSKSGTLQEARKREYYEKPSVRRKKKSEAARKRKY
- a CDS encoding 2-keto-3-deoxygluconate permease, whose translation is MFKLMKKVPGGLLLVPMLISALFCTFFPGLFEIGGATEALFTSKGLNYIIGFACLCSGTTLKLNTIRVVLKKEGILILCKIILNVLLGFLFFKFFALPGIFGISAIAYITTIASTNPSLFLALEEEYGTESDSAAFGLLAVLCTPAYPMLVFSVSQATPINWMPIISTLIPVILGVIIGNTDQKLADFLKPGAALSLPFMGWAFGANINLVNALKAGGQGILLTLLFYIPMVVILVLIERYVLKKDGVTSLAMSTIAGMSVSVPALIGATNPAYQAYVDAATAQIAFGVVISSILTPIIAKWLFGHPGQDQHTELKEAKKV
- a CDS encoding beta-glucosidase — protein: MTEQVWLDDSKSPKERAEALVAAMPLEDKIGQLHGGMKTINIYNIDMEAIQNLSEEEYEEQMAQLRVERHVKENEEFSIPRMRVTNGPVGVGMGDGYPSPKATALPMTIGVAASFDPLLAYEYGDIIGCETRTLGQHALEGPAVCLHRLPISGRNFEYFSEDPYLSGRMGVEVTKAIQSHDVIAMGKHFVLNDQEDERFRHSVEASDQVMRELYLLPFEMLVKDGKISSIMSSYNRIRGVYGTEYRETLTEILRHEWGFEGYVQSDFWSTRSAAPSLNAGLDLEMPDAKWFNEDNIKAALEDQSLEEKTIDRALIRRFTQMFRFNQFDWEYNPGEIDAKGHGERARKIGQASAVLLKNDKKLLPVDPADYDHILLVGQEKFAGQACNGGGGSSKVEPIYTVKPEDGLKDVLGDLGAKTELETVIVEDNLSNIEAALAKAKAADLVIIMAGIVASEGFDLAKPSLPNQQDIMVEQLLAVNSQSILVLKDSTPVLMPWIDDAHTVLETWNQGTEDGHVAADLIFGLANPSGKVPTTYAKREEDLVYYDHPERHPGVDEGDGYPVIRYSEGLEMGYRWYQANDIESLFPFGYGLSYTDFEVTDVELKRTEDQAKDAPFEVTATVSNTGDRDGAEVVQVYVGIPQDQQPPKRLIAFQKVQLEAGHSKAISITIDPQATHHPLSVWDRGAHDFVIPNGDFTLYVGTSSEDNSASFNFTIED
- a CDS encoding Fur family transcriptional regulator — translated: MTNFVTESMDELKDAGYKYTQRRADLLAAFDQAEGQYLTAKEVQQTMEDKHPGMSFDTIYRNLKLFSDFHFLEETDVNGEMLFRKHCDPEIGHHHHFICENCGRAFPLEMCPLDFFSDQVPGAEIHSHDFKIMGLCADCSKQGK
- a CDS encoding pyruvate, water dikinase regulatory protein produces the protein MSEDQTKIFYVLSDAVGTIAKDALNNAFVQFPNIEYKVRIFPFVHYTDYLKRILKSAKDCQASIISTFIKEELEEVAKDYCEANDLFYYNLIDPLVQHIAKEADQAPRQKPGNKKALDKDYYRRIEAIEFAVKNDDGKHPADFKKADIVLLGISRTSKTPLSLFLANQGYKVTNLPLVPEAHLPEELYEVDPEKIIGLTNDVNVLNKFRRERLRSYGIQELGRYSDDQRIQKELDYADQIYAELGCPVINVADRSIEETATLILMFLNFQEKEAEE
- a CDS encoding RDD family protein, translating into MAKERDDKLQGPLPQLNDQLYHGRLEGEAEAVRHDKQKKAQKLSGQDLLMSYRRHVDRNLVNGFSRKLYAGFWIRLWAFLVDLIFVGALQAILLACVLTFLPDAYLVQWPLVTYLAGQLVLVIYFSLASYLLNGQTLGKALFKLQVVKADQYRLNFGTCFVREGLGKLILTNLPILGLFVVVTPKRQNFMDFFTDTNVVALDQFRFLYEENRI